The stretch of DNA AATCATTTCAACATCAGAAATTAGACTTGTCTGCTCGTTCTGAAGACCACTGTGGGACTGCAGCTCCTTCCTGATCAAATCTGCTATGACCTGAAAAAGGACTTGCAGAAAGGCAGAGAGTACAACCTCACCCATTGAGAGGATACAGTTCCTGAGGTACAATGCTTACTGGTAAGCGAGAAAGATAGCTTCACCTACACAAGGACCTCATAAATAGGATAGCATTGAAGTTAACGCTATACTGGTCGATAACCAGTAGCCAGTAGGAAACTTGGAATAGGTCAAGGTCAACTGCAGCGAAAAGTGTAACAATCAACATTAACATCTAATACGACTTGAGGTCCAGCTTTTGAATGGAACCAAACATGTATACGGTGAATATCAATATTTATCACATGTACGTTTGAGAAGAAAAAGATATTATTAACTGACAAGTGTTGTCTGGAGGGCTATTTAACTGTGTTGGTCCAATGCATCTCTGTTGTATGCACATGTCAATTGTTTGCTCACATCAACTGCTCACAATCTTTCTTCTTTTAATTCTTTGGTTTCATTCATTTTTACAATAATAATTTATACTTTTTGTAACcccaaaaggctatgttgttgttgttgttgtaaccccaaGTATTGTCCATTTGAAAGTATATACATCAAAATGCTATCTCCTTGACATGACAGCTCAACTTAATTTCTTGGTCCTTTGTGAGACCATAGCTTTCTTCAATACTAAAGTTCGCCCTATCTGTATTTTTCCATACATGATAAAGCTAAGCATGTGCTAACTAATTAAGGTAACAGGCTATTATAACAGTAAAAAGGTAAGTGCAGGAAAGGAAAGCTGTGACAAGAATACAACAGCCACCATAGAAATTTACTTTCAATGAGCAAGATGCTAATAAACTTATAGTTTATATATCAATAAGCATCAGCAAATGGAAGGACCAAAACTAACAGAATCACACAGTTTAACTGTTCAAGGACAAGCATTCACAATAACAGACTTAAATTATTGCAACCGTTGTCTAAAATCACCAGTTGTCTTGAACCAAGGACGAAGCATCTCAACAAGTGGAGCAACTTCTGCAAGGACAAAGCACCTCAACAAGTGGAGCAACTTGACTGCACCAAGGACAAAGCATCACTTTCAGTTTCAGCAGCAGACTTAGCTATGATTCTGTCACTGCTTGAATAATTACAAACTTCTAAAGCCCATCCTAGTCCTAGACCAAGTGTCTGAGTATTCCTATTAGCTGTGTTATTACGTGTTTTGTCTTCCTTCTGCACAATACCTTGCCAACTCCCAGCACCAAACATTGACCAAAAGCAAGAACTTCAAAAGACATGACAAGCACAGGAAAGGAAACAAAAGACAAGCAAAGGACAGGGACATGACAATTACTGGAAAGCCAACGAAAATTACATGAGGGataaaagacaaatcaaaaGATAGGGACATGATAGTTGGTTAGTTAGTTACTGGAAAGAAAACGGAAAGCAGAATTGGCTGAAACTTCTAAACTGCAATGTTGTTATCTATAAGACTATAACTTGTCAGCATCAACTAGATACTTTAGGGTCAGAATTAAGCACTACTACTATCTCCATATCTAAGCTGCACATCTAATATTACTGTCTTTCTTGTATGCTGCTAAAACTTAAATTAAACCAATTATCTGCTGGAAGCCTAcagcactgggtacgcccttttttatCTACTGGGATCCAACATGATGTGGTCTAGAATTTGGCAGAGTGAACTAGAAATTTTCTTCGTCAAAGATATTCAATGAACAAGTATCTTCATTTAAGATTCAAGACACAAACTCATTAGAAGAAATTATATGTGCAGATTTGAACAAAAGGACAgttattttttatttaccttGAAAAATAATATTGAACTACATGATTTAGTAGAATGGAGTTGGTGAGTGATTATAATATGTGATTTGACTTGTCAAGTTGATACACATCTTATTCAAAATTTATGTTAAGAAATCAAATTACAAGATAGCTAATCCACCCCACTGCACTATATAGCACTCTCCCCTTAGTCCAAAATCATAGGCAATCGCCAATCATTCCTTCATTAAGAAAAAACATAGGCAATAAACAAGGCGCCCATATTTTCAGCAAGTTGCTTACCGGCTCCAAAAAGAAGATTTTAGAAAACAGCCATAATGCTTGCAAACGGAAACATTTACAGATGGAACAGCTCAACAGCACAGGAGACTGGAGTGGCAGGGTTCATGTCGTGCAGGTGCAGCCCTTGACTATTCAGCGCAAGCACATATTGCAGCCAACCTACTTGTGCATCCTGGTGTGCCATCACACATTCACACTACACTAAACAAAATTTTGGAGTCAAACAAGACAAAATCCGAATCACAGGAACATGAACAAATAACAACTCAAAACTGTACAAATCGAATTGAATTCAACACAATACTAGACAAACCGTCAAATCAAATTCCGGTTACTTTTTTGCAGGAATAACTTGACAAATTACGCTTTCCCTCTACACTTTGTTTTTTAAGTCGGCTTAGCCTAAATAATTTGTTAGAAAGTTAAAAATCAGCAAGTAGTTTCA from Panicum virgatum strain AP13 chromosome 9K, P.virgatum_v5, whole genome shotgun sequence encodes:
- the LOC120650572 gene encoding uncharacterized protein LOC120650572 encodes the protein MDDDAVREAAGSPEREGRNTSSLHKVKLLHLLRCFVLAEVAPLVEMLRPWFKTTVDLDLFQVSYWLLVIDQYSVNFNAILFMRSLCR